ATCTTCAATCAGGGTCAGGATTTCTTCATGGCTCAGGGCGTGGGGTTTAAAACGGTTGATTGGTGCCTGAATTGCTGAGGGGGCGACAGGGTTTGGCTGGTAGCTATAACGCCCGGTGTGCAAGATTTGCAGGGCAATTTTACCGCCTTCGCGGTGCACAGCATCGGTGACAATCTGATGATGGGCAAGCTGGCTTGCATCGTTGAGTACCGCGCCGCTTTCCACGCCAACACCTGAAGGCGAAGGCGCTACACCGCCAGTGACAATCAGCGCAACGCCGTGGCGTGCGCGCTCAGCATAAAACGCCGCTAAACGATCGGCACCCTTCGGGTGTTCCTCAAGTCCGGTATGCATCGAACCCATTAGCACACGGTTTTTAAGTGTGGTGAAACCCAGGTCTAGCGGGGCAAACAGCGATGGATAGCTCATACATTCTTCCTACAGGTTCATTATTATTATGTGGTCGGATGAGTTAGTAATTTAGCGGGCTACGGCGCTTAAGGGAAAAAAGGGATCAAATGATTGTGACGGGATTCAAAGTTCTTCCGTTTTCTTGGTCACCCCTCCAACATTAACGGCGATCGCGATGAATTATGAATTTACGTTTTTTAATTCATAAATTGCCGAAAAATGCTTGGTAATATTATATGTCGGTACGGATATATACTTTATATAAATATATATGGTTCGTATTTTCTATTTTTACAAAAATGAATGTGATGCGGATAATACATTTGCTATTTGCCTGGGTGCCGTCAAATTAAAGTTGTTATGTTCTTACTGAGTACCTCTTATAAATAATCCCAGTTTGAGCGCCATTGCTGGTGTGTTTGCCTAATACATTGGTAGGGGCTATTTAATAATGAATATTATAAGGACATAGTATGTATCTAAAAATAAAAACACTGGCACTTTTTGTGGGCGCAATGTTATCAACAGGAGCAATAGCATCAAGCCAGCAAAGCGCACTTGAACAACGCCTGAATCAATTAGAACAACGCTTACAAGCCGCAGAACAGCGGGCTTCTAATGCAGAAACGGAAATTCAACAGCTTAAATCTAAACCGATACCACCACAGGCCACCGCCCCGGTTGCGGTCGTCAGTGAGCAATCCGTTAATAGTGCAACCGATAATAAGTCGCCAAAATTAACATTAACCGGCTATGGCGATTTAAAAATATATGGTGATGTGGAGTTTAACATGGACGCCGCCAGTCGCAGTAATGGCCTGACGTCTATGCGTCGCAGTGCCAATACAAATTGGACTGATGGGAATAATGAACGATGGGATATTAATGGTCGTATTCTGTTAGGTTTTGATGGATATCGCCGGATGCAAAATGGCAATTTCGCCGGATTCACCGTACAACCATTAGCCGATTTAACCGGCCATATGAATCTTGATGATGCGGCTTTCTTCTTTGGTCATGAGAACGACTGGAAGGTGAAAGTGGGCCGCTTCGAAGCCTACGATATGTTCCCCCTTAATCAGGATACTTTTGTTGAGTATTCCGGTAACACCGCCAACGATCTCTACGGCGATGGTTACGGCTACATCTACATGATGAAAGAAGGGCGCGGGCGAAGCGATACGGGCGGCAATTTCATGCTGAGCAAAAATATCGACAACTGGTACTTTGAGCTCAACACCCTGCTGGAAAACGGTACTTCGTTGTATCAGGACAAGTCATATCACGGCAATGAATTGGTTAACGACAAAAACGTCGCTTACCTGCGTCCCGTTATCGCGTGGTCAAAAGAGCGTTTCTCAGTCGCCGCGGCAATGGAAGCGCAGGTCGTAGATAACGCTTACGGTTATGTCGATGCAAACGGCCAAACGGTAGATCAATCAAGCCGTA
The nucleotide sequence above comes from Buttiauxella selenatireducens. Encoded proteins:
- a CDS encoding carbohydrate porin — encoded protein: MYLKIKTLALFVGAMLSTGAIASSQQSALEQRLNQLEQRLQAAEQRASNAETEIQQLKSKPIPPQATAPVAVVSEQSVNSATDNKSPKLTLTGYGDLKIYGDVEFNMDAASRSNGLTSMRRSANTNWTDGNNERWDINGRILLGFDGYRRMQNGNFAGFTVQPLADLTGHMNLDDAAFFFGHENDWKVKVGRFEAYDMFPLNQDTFVEYSGNTANDLYGDGYGYIYMMKEGRGRSDTGGNFMLSKNIDNWYFELNTLLENGTSLYQDKSYHGNELVNDKNVAYLRPVIAWSKERFSVAAAMEAQVVDNAYGYVDANGQTVDQSSRTGYGLTMTWNGQKSDPDNGIVANLNTAYLDAADETDFTAGVNALWKNFELGYIYAHNDIDKFDVTSAVQNCDSDCWITNAGTYDIHTIHSSYLFPNVMGMKNFNIYLGTYVSWVSADNDSSEGSDNTRYGGRVRFKYYF